In Streptomyces canus, one DNA window encodes the following:
- a CDS encoding vWA domain-containing protein produces the protein MSTAERLTSLVGALRAHGVRIGTGETVDAAQAVEALGLADRERLREGLAATLLHGTAQRQVFDPVFDLYFPRGVGAPEETSGDRDDLRERLAKALAANDETLMARLAVEAVDGFGGYGNSPASDGWSSYQTLDRLRPQTLLARVRDDVRGQQGMSGFTDRLLEDELRRRIEAFRVLVAAEARRRVAERRGRDEIARRAVAPTTDRVDFLFAGKDRLAELRRTVQPLARKLATRLAARRRRAARGSIDLRRTLRGSLSTGGVPMKPVLRRRRPARPELVLLCDVSGSVSGFSDFTMLLVQALHDQFSKVRVFAFVNRLDEITRLLEHGAADPEGLGARIRAEATLTGWHGSSDYGVALGEFASLYADALSPRTTVFVLGDARTNMSDPNLSAVQAITERARRVYWLNPEERAQWGTGDSAAYEYAESVEMHECRNVRQLSALVGRLLPI, from the coding sequence GTGAGCACCGCCGAGCGGCTCACCTCCCTCGTCGGCGCCCTGCGCGCGCACGGTGTCCGGATCGGGACCGGCGAGACCGTGGACGCGGCCCAGGCCGTCGAGGCGCTGGGCCTCGCGGACCGGGAACGGCTGCGGGAGGGCCTGGCGGCGACCCTGCTGCACGGCACGGCCCAACGGCAGGTGTTCGACCCGGTCTTCGACCTGTACTTCCCACGGGGCGTCGGCGCGCCCGAAGAGACCTCCGGGGACCGGGACGACCTGCGCGAACGCCTCGCCAAGGCCCTCGCCGCGAACGACGAGACCCTGATGGCCCGGCTCGCGGTCGAGGCGGTCGACGGGTTCGGCGGGTACGGCAACTCCCCCGCGTCGGACGGCTGGTCGTCGTACCAGACCCTCGACCGGCTGCGCCCGCAGACGCTGCTCGCGCGCGTCCGCGACGACGTCCGGGGGCAGCAGGGCATGTCCGGGTTCACGGACCGACTACTGGAGGACGAGCTCCGGCGGCGCATCGAGGCGTTCCGCGTGCTGGTGGCGGCGGAGGCCCGGCGGCGGGTCGCCGAGCGGCGGGGCAGGGACGAGATCGCGCGGCGGGCGGTGGCCCCGACGACGGACCGGGTCGACTTCCTGTTCGCCGGGAAGGACCGGCTGGCCGAACTTCGGCGCACGGTACAGCCGTTGGCCCGCAAGCTCGCCACCCGGCTCGCGGCCCGTCGTCGCCGTGCCGCGCGGGGCAGTATCGATCTACGGCGGACTCTGCGCGGTTCCTTGTCCACGGGCGGGGTGCCGATGAAACCGGTACTGCGGCGGCGCAGGCCGGCCCGGCCCGAACTGGTGCTGCTGTGCGATGTGTCGGGCTCGGTGTCGGGGTTCTCGGACTTCACGATGCTGCTGGTGCAGGCGCTGCACGACCAGTTCAGCAAGGTGCGGGTGTTCGCCTTCGTCAACCGGCTCGACGAGATCACCCGGCTCCTCGAACACGGCGCGGCCGACCCGGAGGGGCTCGGCGCCCGCATCCGGGCCGAGGCCACACTGACGGGGTGGCACGGCAGCAGCGACTACGGCGTGGCGCTCGGCGAGTTCGCGTCGCTGTACGCGGATGCGCTGAGCCCGCGCACGACGGTGTTCGTACTCGGTGACGCCCGCACCAACATGAGCGACCCGAACCTGTCCGCCGTACAGGCGATCACCGAACGGGCGCGCCGCGTCTACTGGTTGAACCCGGAGGAGCGCGCGCAGTGGGGCACGGGCGACTCGGCCGCGTACGAGTACGCGGAGTCGGTGGAGATGCACGAGTGCCGCAATGTGCGGCAGCTCAGCGCACTGGTGGGACGGCTGCTGCCGATCTGA
- a CDS encoding ABC transporter ATP-binding protein has translation MFRTGSRRRHDTGPAAEALRLVKVSKTYGTDDSAVTALDGVTLSLGRGTFTAVMGPSGSGKSTLLQCAAGLDRPDSGIVRVDGTELTGGGEAALTRFRRGRVGFVFQQYNLLETLTVAQNTVLPLKLAGRKVDRRRAEEVLTSVGLGDRLGHRPDQLSGGQKQRVAIARALVTDPRVIFADEPTGALDTRSARDVLRLLQEAVQVHGRTVVMVTHDPVAASYADSVVFLADGRLVGRMDAPTPDAVAERLAHLGDDVTAGV, from the coding sequence ATGTTTCGCACAGGCTCACGACGCAGGCACGACACGGGACCCGCCGCCGAGGCGCTGCGGCTCGTGAAGGTCAGCAAGACGTACGGCACCGACGACAGTGCCGTGACCGCCCTGGACGGAGTGACGCTGAGCCTCGGCCGGGGCACCTTCACCGCGGTGATGGGGCCATCGGGGTCCGGCAAGTCCACGCTGCTGCAGTGCGCGGCCGGTCTCGACCGGCCGGACAGCGGGATCGTACGGGTGGACGGCACGGAGCTGACGGGCGGTGGCGAGGCGGCGCTGACGAGGTTCCGGCGCGGGCGCGTCGGGTTCGTGTTCCAGCAGTACAACCTGCTGGAGACGCTGACGGTCGCGCAGAACACGGTGCTGCCGCTGAAGCTCGCGGGCCGAAAGGTCGACCGGAGGAGGGCGGAGGAGGTCCTCACCTCGGTCGGGCTCGGCGACCGCCTCGGCCATCGCCCCGACCAGCTCTCCGGCGGTCAGAAGCAGCGGGTCGCCATCGCCCGCGCGCTGGTCACGGACCCTCGGGTGATCTTCGCGGACGAGCCTACGGGCGCTCTGGACACCCGTAGTGCGCGGGATGTGCTGCGGTTGCTCCAGGAGGCGGTGCAGGTGCACGGCCGGACCGTGGTGATGGTGACCCATGACCCGGTCGCCGCCTCGTACGCCGATTCCGTGGTGTTCCTGGCGGACGGCCGGCTTGTGGGCCGGATGGACGCACCGACACCGGACGCGGTGGCCGAGCGCCTCGCGCACCTGGGCGACGACGTGACGGCGGGGGTGTGA
- a CDS encoding MFS transporter: MSSTLAPARTPVFSPAAVVASCVGFVLIGALQALYGPAIPAFREEFGLSPSGAGLGLSAHFVGGVAGVLLFDRLFGGIGNRRILGASYLLMALGAAGFALAPNWPSALAAALLAGLGFGGIDYGLNQLFAVGFGHRSTAMLNILNAHFGVGAILGPALIGVVGAGHYPAVFLGFALANLPLLLCLKGVRNRAPQPSGTAPDSPGVLGRSLASVLCVFVALYVLHVGIEAGVGGWEPTHLRTVGYGAGVAATATSVYWLMMTVGRFLVAPIALRFSAQAIITVSCAGMTVCLLLASVRELAPYAYAGVGLFIAPIFPTGLPWLHRAAPGARRAGALVIAASMIGGVAAGPALGKAIEWSGIRAVPLLLSGVSALCLAATLWLIRSTRTR, translated from the coding sequence ATGTCCTCGACGCTGGCGCCCGCGCGCACTCCGGTCTTCAGCCCGGCCGCCGTGGTCGCCTCCTGCGTCGGGTTCGTGCTCATCGGCGCGCTCCAGGCGCTGTACGGCCCGGCGATCCCCGCGTTCCGCGAGGAGTTCGGGTTGTCTCCCTCGGGAGCCGGACTCGGTCTCAGCGCCCATTTCGTCGGCGGGGTCGCCGGGGTCCTGCTGTTCGACCGGCTCTTCGGCGGGATCGGCAACCGGCGGATCCTGGGCGCCTCGTACCTGCTGATGGCGCTCGGCGCGGCGGGCTTCGCACTCGCGCCGAACTGGCCGAGCGCCCTGGCCGCGGCGCTGCTCGCCGGTCTCGGCTTCGGCGGCATCGACTACGGCCTGAACCAGCTGTTCGCGGTCGGCTTCGGCCACCGTTCCACCGCGATGCTGAACATTCTCAACGCACATTTCGGCGTGGGCGCGATCCTCGGTCCGGCGCTGATCGGCGTGGTGGGTGCCGGACACTATCCGGCGGTCTTCCTCGGCTTCGCGCTCGCCAACCTGCCGTTGCTGCTGTGCCTGAAGGGCGTACGGAACCGGGCGCCCCAGCCGTCCGGCACGGCTCCCGACTCCCCCGGCGTTCTCGGCCGCAGTCTGGCCTCGGTGCTCTGCGTGTTCGTCGCGCTCTACGTCCTGCACGTGGGCATCGAGGCGGGCGTCGGCGGCTGGGAACCCACCCATCTGCGGACCGTGGGATACGGCGCCGGCGTGGCCGCGACCGCCACCTCCGTCTACTGGCTGATGATGACGGTGGGCCGCTTCCTGGTCGCCCCGATCGCGCTGCGCTTCTCGGCACAGGCCATCATCACCGTGTCCTGCGCGGGGATGACGGTCTGTCTTTTGCTGGCGTCCGTACGGGAGTTGGCGCCGTACGCGTATGCCGGTGTCGGTCTGTTCATCGCGCCGATCTTCCCCACCGGCCTGCCCTGGCTGCACCGGGCCGCCCCCGGCGCCCGACGCGCCGGCGCGCTGGTCATCGCCGCCTCGATGATCGGCGGTGTGGCGGCGGGACCGGCGCTGGGCAAGGCCATCGAATGGTCCGGGATCCGGGCCGTTCCGCTGCTGCTGAGCGGTGTCTCCGCGCTGTGTCTCGCCGCCACGCTCTGGCTCATCCGCAGTACCCGAACCCGCTGA
- a CDS encoding AAA family ATPase, which produces MFTSVDDVSARLAETGYLASPAVATTVFLADRLGKPLLVEGPAGVGKTELAKAVAEVAQARLVRLQCYEGVDESRALYEWNHAKQLLRISAGRDETWDEARTDIFSEEFLLSRPLLTAIRGDEPTVLLIDETDKADVEVEGLLLEVLSDFQVTVPELGTITASRRPFVVLTSNASRELSEALRRRCLFLHIGFPEEELERRIVRLRVPGLDEALAKSVVRVVGALRAMDLRKVPSVAETIDWARTLLALGADHLDETVVRDSLGVLLKHQDDILKAGAKLDLDAV; this is translated from the coding sequence CTGTTCACATCCGTCGACGACGTCTCCGCACGCCTCGCCGAGACCGGCTACCTCGCCTCGCCCGCGGTCGCGACCACCGTCTTCCTCGCCGACCGCCTCGGCAAGCCGCTCCTGGTCGAGGGCCCCGCCGGGGTCGGCAAGACGGAGCTGGCCAAGGCGGTGGCCGAGGTCGCGCAGGCCCGGCTGGTCCGTTTGCAGTGCTACGAGGGTGTGGACGAGTCCCGGGCGTTGTACGAGTGGAACCACGCCAAGCAGCTCCTGCGGATCAGCGCGGGGCGCGACGAGACCTGGGACGAGGCGCGCACGGACATCTTCAGCGAGGAGTTCCTGCTCTCCCGGCCCCTGCTCACGGCGATCCGCGGCGACGAGCCCACGGTGCTGCTGATCGACGAGACCGACAAGGCGGACGTCGAGGTCGAGGGCCTGCTCCTCGAGGTGCTCAGCGACTTCCAGGTCACGGTCCCCGAGCTGGGCACGATCACCGCGTCCCGCCGCCCCTTCGTCGTCCTGACCTCCAACGCCAGCCGTGAACTGTCGGAGGCCCTGCGCCGCCGCTGCCTGTTCCTGCACATCGGGTTCCCCGAGGAGGAGCTGGAGCGGCGGATCGTACGGCTGAGGGTGCCTGGTCTGGACGAGGCGCTGGCGAAGTCCGTGGTCCGGGTCGTGGGGGCGCTCAGGGCCATGGACCTGCGCAAGGTGCCCTCGGTCGCGGAGACCATCGACTGGGCGCGGACGCTGCTCGCGCTCGGCGCGGACCATCTCGACGAGACGGTCGTACGGGACAGTCTGGGTGTGCTGCTCAAGCACCAGGACGACATCCTCAAGGCGGGGGCCAAGCTCGACCTGGACGCGGTGTGA
- a CDS encoding helix-turn-helix transcriptional regulator, with protein sequence MEVEQDAIIAALTSVVDGIAATFGPVCEVVLHDYRRPENSVVAIAGSVTGRRVGGAMSEIGLRMVARGDEAADELNYVTRTDAGKLVKSSTMLLRDSSGAVFGALCVNVDVTAASEVHALLGALAGTGTLPEEERPVTTFGDDIDSVVDVMLDAHRHQSWALLDRTGRLDLFRSLDERGVFAVRRAIEQVAGRLGISRASAYSYLSQSRKQATTGGHS encoded by the coding sequence ATGGAGGTCGAGCAGGACGCGATCATCGCCGCGCTCACCTCGGTCGTCGACGGGATCGCGGCGACCTTCGGGCCGGTGTGCGAGGTGGTGCTGCACGACTACCGCAGGCCGGAGAACTCGGTGGTGGCCATCGCCGGCTCGGTGACCGGGCGCAGAGTCGGCGGGGCGATGAGCGAGATCGGCCTGCGGATGGTCGCCCGTGGCGACGAGGCGGCCGACGAGCTGAACTACGTCACCCGGACCGACGCCGGCAAACTGGTCAAGTCGTCGACGATGCTGCTCCGGGACTCCTCGGGCGCGGTCTTCGGTGCGCTGTGTGTCAATGTCGACGTCACCGCGGCGAGCGAGGTCCACGCCTTGCTGGGAGCCCTGGCAGGGACCGGCACACTCCCCGAGGAGGAGCGGCCCGTCACCACCTTCGGCGACGACATCGACTCCGTCGTCGACGTCATGCTCGACGCGCACCGGCATCAGTCGTGGGCGCTGCTCGACCGCACCGGGCGCCTGGACCTGTTCCGCAGCCTGGACGAACGGGGCGTGTTCGCGGTCCGGCGGGCGATCGAGCAGGTGGCAGGACGGCTCGGGATCTCGCGCGCCTCCGCCTACAGCTACCTCTCCCAGTCCCGGAAACAGGCGACCACTGGAGGGCACTCGTGA
- a CDS encoding cupin domain-containing protein — MFEVKTLDKPDERRDFPRGHLEAVHMSGLDFAVGTFEPGWRWSESVAPIAGTKSCEVHHNGYVVQGRMRISMDEGGEGELGPGDIFVVTPGHDAWVVGDEQCVVYDFAGGMAKDYAKGK; from the coding sequence ATGTTTGAGGTGAAGACGCTCGACAAGCCGGACGAGCGCCGCGATTTCCCGCGTGGCCACCTCGAAGCGGTCCACATGAGCGGACTGGACTTCGCCGTGGGCACCTTCGAACCGGGCTGGCGCTGGTCCGAGTCCGTGGCACCCATCGCGGGCACCAAGAGCTGCGAGGTCCACCACAACGGATATGTGGTCCAGGGCCGCATGCGCATCTCCATGGACGAAGGCGGCGAGGGCGAATTGGGTCCCGGCGACATCTTCGTGGTGACACCCGGACACGATGCCTGGGTGGTCGGCGACGAGCAGTGCGTGGTCTACGACTTCGCGGGCGGCATGGCGAAGGACTACGCGAAGGGCAAGTGA
- a CDS encoding threo-3-hydroxy-L-aspartate ammonia-lyase: MTTTTPPVTLDDVQDAATRLKGVAHRTPVLRSRTLDALVGAEVFLKCENFQRVGAFKFRGAYNAASRLTPEQLTRGIAAYSSGNHAQAVALAARELGTTAVIVMPEDAPPSKRAATEGYGAEIVTYDRYTGDREAIAEALAAERGLALIPPYEHPHVMAGQGTAALELLQETGELGALLTPVGGGGLMAGSATAAKGLHPGIRMVGVEPEAGDDTKRSLEAGRRIAIPVPKTIADGQALHTPGELTFSVNRRLVDEIVLVSDDEIREAMRFAFERLKIVVEPSGATPLAALLGGRVSGLPDRIGVIVSGGNVDAERFARLCAGGV; the protein is encoded by the coding sequence GTGACGACCACCACCCCGCCGGTCACCCTGGACGACGTCCAGGACGCGGCCACCCGGCTCAAGGGCGTCGCGCACCGCACACCGGTGCTGCGCTCACGGACCCTCGACGCGCTCGTCGGCGCCGAGGTCTTCCTCAAGTGCGAGAACTTCCAGCGGGTCGGCGCCTTCAAGTTCCGCGGCGCCTACAACGCGGCCTCCCGGCTGACCCCGGAGCAACTGACCCGGGGCATCGCCGCCTACTCCTCGGGGAACCACGCCCAGGCCGTCGCCCTGGCCGCCCGCGAGCTCGGCACCACCGCGGTGATCGTCATGCCCGAGGACGCCCCACCCTCCAAGCGGGCGGCCACCGAGGGCTACGGCGCCGAGATCGTCACGTACGACCGCTACACCGGCGACCGCGAGGCCATCGCCGAGGCCCTGGCCGCCGAGCGGGGCCTGGCCCTCATTCCGCCGTACGAACACCCGCACGTGATGGCGGGACAGGGCACGGCCGCCCTCGAACTCCTGCAGGAGACGGGCGAGTTGGGTGCGTTGCTCACGCCGGTCGGAGGCGGCGGACTGATGGCGGGCAGCGCGACCGCCGCCAAGGGGCTGCACCCGGGTATCCGCATGGTCGGCGTGGAACCGGAGGCCGGCGACGACACCAAGCGGTCCCTGGAGGCGGGGCGGCGCATCGCCATTCCCGTACCGAAGACCATCGCCGACGGACAGGCCCTGCACACGCCCGGCGAGCTGACCTTCTCGGTGAACAGGCGGCTGGTCGACGAGATCGTGCTGGTCTCCGACGACGAGATCCGCGAAGCCATGCGGTTCGCTTTCGAGCGGCTGAAGATCGTCGTCGAGCCGAGTGGCGCCACTCCGCTGGCCGCCCTGCTCGGCGGCCGGGTGAGCGGTCTCCCGGACCGGATCGGTGTGATCGTCTCCGGTGGCAATGTCGACGCGGAGCGCTTCGCGCGGCTCTGTGCGGGCGGGGTCTGA
- a CDS encoding beta-galactosidase, whose translation MPALTTSSDGFLLHGEPFRIISGAMHYFRIHPDQWTDRLRKARLMGLNTIETYLPWNLHEPEPGTLVLDGFLDLPRWLRLAQEEGLHVLLRPGPFICAEWDDGGLPASLLADPDIRLRSSDPRFTAAFDGYLDRLLPALRPFMAGHGGPVIAVQVENEYGAYGDDTAYLKHVQQALRDRGVEELLYTCDQANAEHLAAGTLPGTLATVTFGSRVEENLAALRAHQPQGPLMCSEFWIGWFDHWGGPHHVRSAADAAADLDRLLAAGASVNIYMFHGGTNFGFTNGANHKHAYEPTVTSYDYDAALTESGDPGPKYHAFRAVIARHTATPGEPAPSPAPKLPVTDVELDHRAPLLPYVRGLSSTNTEAPVTMNELGAHTGYVLYRTTLPGSGDGLLHFTGGVGDRAQVFVDGASVGVLERERHDETLSVRVPHAGAVLEVLVENMGGVNYGPRIGAPKGLLGPVSFQGAELRGWECRAVPLDHLAAVPFGPSEATTDSVPAFHRGTFEVDTPADTFLALPGWTKGQAWVNGFHLGRYWNRGPQHTLYVPAPVLRPGANELVLLELHATIGTRAQLTDTPDLGPEID comes from the coding sequence ATGCCCGCTCTGACGACGTCCTCCGACGGTTTCCTCCTGCACGGCGAGCCGTTCCGGATCATCTCCGGAGCCATGCACTACTTCCGGATCCATCCCGACCAGTGGACCGACCGGCTGCGCAAGGCCCGTCTGATGGGCCTCAACACGATCGAGACGTATCTGCCGTGGAACCTCCACGAGCCCGAACCCGGCACCCTGGTCCTGGACGGCTTCCTCGATCTGCCCCGCTGGCTGCGCCTCGCCCAGGAGGAGGGTCTGCATGTCCTGCTGCGCCCGGGGCCGTTCATCTGCGCCGAGTGGGACGACGGTGGTCTGCCCGCCTCGCTGCTCGCGGACCCCGACATCCGGCTGCGCAGCAGCGACCCCCGCTTCACGGCGGCGTTCGACGGCTACCTCGACCGACTCCTGCCCGCACTGCGGCCGTTCATGGCCGGGCACGGCGGCCCGGTGATCGCCGTACAGGTGGAGAACGAGTACGGGGCGTACGGCGACGACACCGCGTATCTCAAGCACGTCCAGCAGGCGTTGCGGGACCGTGGCGTCGAGGAACTGCTGTACACATGCGACCAGGCCAACGCCGAGCACCTGGCGGCCGGCACCCTCCCGGGCACGCTCGCCACGGTCACCTTCGGCAGCCGGGTCGAGGAGAACCTGGCCGCGCTCCGCGCCCACCAGCCCCAAGGCCCGCTGATGTGCTCGGAGTTCTGGATCGGCTGGTTCGACCACTGGGGCGGCCCGCACCACGTACGGTCGGCCGCCGACGCCGCGGCCGACCTGGACCGGCTGCTGGCGGCGGGGGCCTCGGTCAACATCTACATGTTCCACGGCGGCACCAACTTCGGCTTCACCAACGGCGCCAACCACAAACACGCCTACGAGCCCACCGTCACGTCCTACGACTACGACGCCGCGCTCACCGAGAGCGGTGACCCCGGTCCCAAGTACCACGCTTTCCGCGCGGTGATCGCCCGCCACACGGCCACACCCGGCGAACCCGCGCCCTCACCGGCCCCCAAACTCCCGGTCACCGACGTCGAGTTGGATCACCGGGCGCCGCTGCTGCCGTACGTCCGCGGGCTGTCGTCGACGAACACCGAGGCCCCGGTGACGATGAACGAACTGGGTGCGCACACCGGTTACGTGCTCTACCGCACCACGCTTCCGGGCTCGGGCGACGGTCTGCTGCACTTCACGGGCGGGGTGGGCGACCGCGCCCAGGTCTTCGTGGACGGCGCCTCCGTCGGCGTCCTTGAGCGGGAACGGCACGACGAGACCCTGTCCGTGCGGGTGCCGCACGCCGGTGCCGTCCTCGAAGTCCTCGTGGAGAACATGGGCGGCGTCAACTACGGGCCGCGCATCGGGGCGCCCAAGGGGCTGCTCGGCCCGGTGTCCTTCCAGGGCGCCGAACTGCGCGGCTGGGAGTGCCGGGCCGTGCCCCTGGACCACCTGGCCGCCGTGCCGTTCGGCCCGTCCGAGGCGACCACGGACTCCGTACCCGCCTTCCACCGGGGCACCTTCGAGGTCGACACCCCGGCCGACACCTTCCTCGCCCTGCCCGGCTGGACCAAGGGCCAGGCCTGGGTCAACGGGTTCCATCTCGGCCGTTACTGGAACCGCGGTCCTCAGCACACCCTGTACGTCCCCGCGCCCGTCCTGCGCCCCGGCGCCAACGAACTGGTCCTGCTGGAGCTGCACGCCACCATCGGCACGCGCGCCCAGCTCACCGACACGCCCGACCTCGGACCGGAGATCGACTGA
- a CDS encoding FtsX-like permease family protein, whose translation MFMLAMRSIGQRPGRFLATLLAAFLGAGIIMTFNSLYDTAGRPGVDPVSSETLTTSASVVGGYGTLLVFFAVASTLTVNVRQRAGELELLRCSGATPGQIRRMVVGEAVAVALIGAVLAIGPAMLGGQALLDAFQDSGQVDGSVDHSFGPVALLSGVDITLVAAAGAAFLAVRRATRTPRRRGRARTFLAYAALGIGAVAATSTFAFSATDEALMATPAYGAILLSVGFALLAPRLLKGVLDRLPLTGSSGWLAVRNLRRRADHLSGILMSLILFTAVSVATLYMQGVESDATRASGAVRTVDAKNLQTLNLTVVGIIVVFVCVMLINSLYAATTYRRREFGQQRLAGATPGQVLGTVGVEGLVLTTVGLCFGTVAALAGIIPFTVVRSDSVLPHQGLGIWLAVASIAAAATIGTGLVTARRVLRTPAVEAVGSAA comes from the coding sequence ATGTTCATGCTGGCGATGCGGTCGATAGGGCAACGGCCCGGACGGTTCCTCGCGACACTGCTGGCCGCCTTCCTGGGCGCGGGGATCATCATGACGTTCAACTCGCTGTACGACACGGCGGGCCGGCCGGGCGTGGACCCGGTGAGCTCGGAGACGCTGACCACGTCGGCGAGTGTCGTCGGCGGCTACGGCACCCTCCTGGTGTTCTTCGCCGTGGCCTCGACGCTGACGGTCAACGTCCGCCAGCGCGCGGGTGAGTTGGAGCTGCTGCGCTGCTCGGGGGCTACTCCGGGGCAGATCAGGCGGATGGTCGTGGGTGAGGCCGTGGCCGTCGCCCTGATCGGTGCCGTGCTGGCGATCGGTCCGGCGATGCTCGGCGGACAGGCCCTGTTGGACGCCTTCCAGGACAGCGGGCAGGTCGACGGCTCGGTCGACCACTCCTTCGGCCCCGTGGCGCTGCTGTCGGGTGTCGACATCACGCTGGTCGCCGCGGCGGGCGCCGCCTTCCTCGCCGTACGGCGGGCCACGCGCACACCCCGACGGCGCGGCCGGGCGCGGACGTTCCTCGCGTACGCGGCTCTCGGTATCGGTGCCGTGGCGGCTACCTCCACCTTCGCCTTCTCGGCGACGGACGAGGCACTCATGGCGACACCGGCGTACGGGGCGATCCTGCTGTCCGTGGGGTTCGCCCTGCTGGCGCCGCGGCTGCTGAAGGGTGTCCTGGACCGGTTGCCGCTGACCGGCTCGAGCGGCTGGCTGGCCGTGCGGAACCTGCGTCGGCGGGCGGACCACCTGTCCGGGATCCTGATGTCGCTGATCCTGTTCACGGCGGTGTCCGTCGCCACGCTCTACATGCAGGGTGTGGAGAGCGACGCCACGCGGGCCTCGGGCGCGGTCAGGACCGTCGACGCGAAGAACCTTCAGACACTGAACCTCACGGTCGTCGGCATCATCGTGGTGTTCGTCTGCGTGATGCTGATCAACTCGCTGTACGCGGCGACGACTTACCGCAGGCGGGAGTTCGGGCAGCAGCGCCTCGCCGGGGCGACCCCGGGGCAGGTGCTGGGCACGGTGGGCGTGGAAGGGCTGGTCCTCACGACCGTCGGGCTGTGCTTCGGCACGGTGGCGGCGCTGGCCGGGATCATTCCGTTCACGGTCGTGCGCTCCGACTCGGTGCTGCCTCACCAGGGCCTCGGCATCTGGCTGGCGGTGGCGTCGATCGCGGCGGCCGCGACGATCGGGACGGGTCTGGTCACGGCCCGCAGGGTGCTGCGCACTCCGGCGGTGGAGGCGGTGGGGTCGGCAGCGTGA